Proteins encoded together in one Saccopteryx leptura isolate mSacLep1 chromosome 7, mSacLep1_pri_phased_curated, whole genome shotgun sequence window:
- the NPPC gene encoding C-type natriuretic peptide, translating to MHLSQLLACALLLTLLSLWPSEAKPGVPPKVPRTPLGEVSHAEGGSQKKRDKTPGGGGANLKPDQSRLLRDLRVDTKSRWARLLQENPNARKIKGGSKKGTSKGCFGLKLDRIGSTSGLGC from the exons ATGCACCTCTCCCAACTGCTGGCCTGCGCCCTGCTGCTCACCCTACTCTCGCTCTGGCCCTCCGAAGCCAAGCCCGGGGTGCCGCCGAAG GTCCCGCGAACTCCGCTGGGAGAGGTGTCCCATGCTGAGGGCGGCAGTCAGAAGAAGCGCGACAAGACTCCTGGAGGCGGCGGCGCCAACCTCAAGCCCGACCAGTCGCGACTGCTCCGGGATCTGCGCGTGGACACCAAGTCTCGGTGGGCCCGCCTTCTGCAGGAGAACCCCAACGCACGCAAAATCAAAGGAGGCAGCAAGAAGGGCACATCCAAGGGCTGCTTTGGCCTCAAGCTGGACCGGATCGGCTCCACGAGTGGCCTGGGATGTTAG